One segment of Megachile rotundata isolate GNS110a chromosome 6, iyMegRotu1, whole genome shotgun sequence DNA contains the following:
- the LOC100878674 gene encoding uncharacterized protein LOC100878674 isoform X2, translated as MFRKIAKIELFDTEISALTDTMRKMNDMLGLEYRLCAKVYHVRMEPPICLVMEDLSTLGFRMANRQVGFDMDHTLLALRGLARLHAASVALCEKEPKQKQRYINGMFSYHYPEVMQNFIVTTLTALADEIETWPELGKTYADKFRTFIPYAYSKGVAAVKRNDKEFNVINHGDAWVNNMMFRYDDNGKPIQHIFVDFQLCLYTSPAVDLNYFMAINLSDDIQQHKEELLEDYLHTLSSVMKKLGCKTSPPTLDELKRYMRERAMYELISSLVMLPVMLVDKTEVLDINDMLKEKPTPNPGFKYPRFRKLAPKRVMKYVEMGLLDP; from the exons ATGTTTCGTAAGATCGCGAAAATCGAATTGTTCGATACCGAGATATCCGCATTGACCGATACCATGAGAAAGATGAACGACATGTTGGGCCTTGAGTATCGACTATGCGCAAAAGTTTATCACGTGCGAATGGAACCACCGATATGCTTAGTTATGGAAGATCTGTCTACCCTTGGTTTTCGAATGGCCAATCGTCAAGTTGGTTTCGATATGGATCACACGTTGCTGGCATTACGAGGATTGGCCAGGTTACACGCTGCGTCGGTCGCTTTATGCGAAAAG GAACCAAAACAAAAGCAGCGATACATAAATGGAATGTTCTCTTACCATTATCCCGAAgtaatgcaaaattttatagTCACTACATTGACAGCGTTGGCGGATGAGATAGAAACCTGGCCAGAACTTGGGAAAAC ATACGCGGATAAGTTCAGAACGTTCATCCCGTATGCGTATAGCAAGGGCGTCGCGGCTGTAAAACGCAACGATAAGGAATtcaatgttattaaccatggaGATGCTTGGGTGAACAACATGATGTTCCGATACGATGACAATGGGAAACCCATCCAGCACATTTTT GTTGATTTCCAGCTGTGTCTCTACACTTCACCGGCTGTCGATCTGAATTACTTCATGGCTATCAACCTGTCCGATGACATTCAGCAGCATAAAGAAGAATTGCTCGAAGATTACTTGCATACATTGTCGAGCGTCATGAAGAAACTCGGTTGCAAAACATCGCCACCCACTCTGGATGAACTGAAAAGGTATATGAGAGAACGAGCGATGTACGAATTGATTTCTTCGCTCGTCATGCTGCCGGTAATGCTGGTGGACAAAACCGAAGTACTAGATATCAACGATATGTTGAAAGAGAAACCTACGCCCAATCCTGGTTTCAAGTATCCCCGCTTCCGGAAGTTGGCGCCCAAAAGGGTAATGAAATACGTAGAAATGGGTTTGCTTGATCCGTGA
- the LOC100878674 gene encoding uncharacterized protein LOC100878674 isoform X1, with protein sequence MAIEIPTWLNADYVKRILRLAEDDNTLQVTNVITKPATEKGDNYTSDMIRVTVEFVSNQGDKRATEKKSLLFKFEPMEEGMRKDLIAKIELFDTEISALTDTMRKMNDMLGLEYRLCAKVYHVRMEPPICLVMEDLSTLGFRMANRQVGFDMDHTLLALRGLARLHAASVALCEKEPKQKQRYINGMFSYHYPEVMQNFIVTTLTALADEIETWPELGKTYADKFRTFIPYAYSKGVAAVKRNDKEFNVINHGDAWVNNMMFRYDDNGKPIQHIFVDFQLCLYTSPAVDLNYFMAINLSDDIQQHKEELLEDYLHTLSSVMKKLGCKTSPPTLDELKRYMRERAMYELISSLVMLPVMLVDKTEVLDINDMLKEKPTPNPGFKYPRFRKLAPKRVMKYVEMGLLDP encoded by the exons ATGGCCATAGAGATACCAACATGGCTGAACGCCGACTACGTCAAGAGGATACTGCGGCTAGCAGAGGACGACAACACTTTGCAGGTGACGAATGTAATTACGAAACCGGCCACGGAAAAGGGTGACAACTATACCAGCGATATGATCAGAGTTACGGTGGAGTTCGTTAGTAATCAAGGGGACAAAAGAGCCACCGAGAAAAAGTCGCTGCTCTTCAAGTTCGAACCAATGGAAGAGGGCATGCGAAAGGATCTG ATCGCGAAAATCGAATTGTTCGATACCGAGATATCCGCATTGACCGATACCATGAGAAAGATGAACGACATGTTGGGCCTTGAGTATCGACTATGCGCAAAAGTTTATCACGTGCGAATGGAACCACCGATATGCTTAGTTATGGAAGATCTGTCTACCCTTGGTTTTCGAATGGCCAATCGTCAAGTTGGTTTCGATATGGATCACACGTTGCTGGCATTACGAGGATTGGCCAGGTTACACGCTGCGTCGGTCGCTTTATGCGAAAAG GAACCAAAACAAAAGCAGCGATACATAAATGGAATGTTCTCTTACCATTATCCCGAAgtaatgcaaaattttatagTCACTACATTGACAGCGTTGGCGGATGAGATAGAAACCTGGCCAGAACTTGGGAAAAC ATACGCGGATAAGTTCAGAACGTTCATCCCGTATGCGTATAGCAAGGGCGTCGCGGCTGTAAAACGCAACGATAAGGAATtcaatgttattaaccatggaGATGCTTGGGTGAACAACATGATGTTCCGATACGATGACAATGGGAAACCCATCCAGCACATTTTT GTTGATTTCCAGCTGTGTCTCTACACTTCACCGGCTGTCGATCTGAATTACTTCATGGCTATCAACCTGTCCGATGACATTCAGCAGCATAAAGAAGAATTGCTCGAAGATTACTTGCATACATTGTCGAGCGTCATGAAGAAACTCGGTTGCAAAACATCGCCACCCACTCTGGATGAACTGAAAAGGTATATGAGAGAACGAGCGATGTACGAATTGATTTCTTCGCTCGTCATGCTGCCGGTAATGCTGGTGGACAAAACCGAAGTACTAGATATCAACGATATGTTGAAAGAGAAACCTACGCCCAATCCTGGTTTCAAGTATCCCCGCTTCCGGAAGTTGGCGCCCAAAAGGGTAATGAAATACGTAGAAATGGGTTTGCTTGATCCGTGA